The Kitasatospora albolonga nucleotide sequence ACCCGCCGCCATCACGGGCTACCTCACACAACCCCAACTCCCCAACACCATCGCCTCCTGCAGACTCGAATCACTCCTCCACGCCTCCACAACAGACCTACCACTCGTCCACGGCACCGTCACCACACCCACCGCCCAGACCTACTGGCACACAACCCAAACCACCAAAACACACGCCGCACCACTCCACCTACACACCCACACCATCAACCCCAACACAAACCAACACACAACCCCGGGTGGGCACCAGGGTGCCGTCCACGATGAGCACGATGTCCTTGGCGAACCGCTGGCGGGGCTGGAGAGCGAGCATCGGTCCGAGGCGATCGATGATCCGGCCCACCGCCGACTTCGACACCCCTGACAACAGCACCGTCGTACCGCCGGACGTCCACAGCCCCGCAGACAGGCGACGTACGACGATGTCACCGTCCGGGCAGCCGCCAATCACAAAGTGCGGCAACCTGGGCGCAGGACATCCCGCGATGGAGGAGTATCTGTGGCTCTCACCCACGACGAGCGTGAACAGTTCCTGGCCGAACCCCATGTCGCCGCGCTGGCCGTGGACTCGGCGGAGGAGGGGCGCGCCCCGCTCACCGTGCCGATCTGGTACCAGTACGCGCCCGGAGGCGACCTCTGGATCATGACCGGGCGCGACTCCCGCAAGGGGAGGCTGATCGCCGGAGCGGAGCGGTTCACCCTGATGGTCGACCGTGTCGAACCGACCGTCCGTTACGTGTCCGTGGAGGGCCCTGTCGTCTCGACGCTCCCCGCCACCCGTGAGCAGTTGGTGGAGATCTCGGCCCGCTATCTGCCCGCGGAGAAGGTCGACGCCTATGTCGACTTCGCCTGGAAGGAACACGGCGAGCAGGTGGTCATCCACATGCGGCCCCAGCGCTGGCTGAGTTCGGACCTCGGCGGATTCTGAGCCGTCGGCGGGGCCGGTGAACAGAGAACAGGGCCCGCCCCCTCGGGGGCGGGCCCTGCGCACAGCTGGAGCCGGTGGATCAGTGGCCGT carries:
- a CDS encoding pyridoxamine 5'-phosphate oxidase — translated: MALTHDEREQFLAEPHVAALAVDSAEEGRAPLTVPIWYQYAPGGDLWIMTGRDSRKGRLIAGAERFTLMVDRVEPTVRYVSVEGPVVSTLPATREQLVEISARYLPAEKVDAYVDFAWKEHGEQVVIHMRPQRWLSSDLGGF